The following coding sequences are from one Scomber scombrus chromosome 20, fScoSco1.1, whole genome shotgun sequence window:
- the flt3 gene encoding receptor-type tyrosine-protein kinase FLT3: MRRQRNMIAAALLLCAVGVYCSDSRAAQSQDCVPTDEVACFLPVNYMDATGPVRVEVRVGKKLNISLEGLYEYSDCQWIRGKDAVTAMNFSDSIILPSLSGTDSGEYTLSCEVGNGTRSSLSVALHVAMTRPTKPQLILTNTENPKQSPSFKCKSTGSPKPTLQWSGKVHGTNLGGNIETAESTIKTLNYINSGVMCCATNPEGQECSQLYTYDPESNTMEKEVSSVTLSPGQSLLLLCRQPREPFKHRLLMWEKGNTNIVPKTLGCPSKNKEEICIKKDTHSGSQMAYLLIESVSVNQTGIYTCRNQVNKTKSVNIHVQAEDFLSVKLDDRRIVKQEESTPCLKANVSYHPMLQRCTWEDPDKIKTKCIRNEWVTMHRTVKLCNRLKSGEYKLHLEAGGQKETKTVSVCVIDKPKFNFNKVHNGFTVETWSHVPANYSWMSCSTNVSCETDFAWEEIPGTTQTDSEVSCNKTIKSSVSRYKVDGKQFKFCVTTSVGSECKAYPPYGWPEPQQSVGRSDPENGNSTLLRIGSSFLLLALIVVSVVLTYFVKKKKPQYQPQLQMLQMVGPNDNDYIYINFKDFEYDSKWEFPRENLELGKELGSGAFGMVLQATAYGINKPGVSQQVAVKMLKDKHQTVEKEALMSELKMLTHIGHHANIVNLLGACTDTGPIYLIFQYCRHGDLLNYLKNNSKRYHKSVTDAFNKDRFRSLYHNLHPRKTSSEKQTTVDNYVPMYGSTTRGQEDITLLTINSCDMDSFEDPEMFENLDDQTEDLEALTFDDLLSFAYQVAKGMDFLCGKNCIHRDLAARNVLVTKGRMVKIGDFGLARDIDNDSNYVVRGNVRLPVKWMAPESIFQGMYTMKSDVWAYGILLWEIFSLGVTPYPDMKVDHVFYSMIEKGFKMECPYYANQSVYEIMCKCWALDACQRPSFSKMVSFMSSLLTDREEKLYHNMLNDYSCDYQNAPVILDISALTKQNENKTQSVNDYCKAHTTEESKAEMCDSDTVEAEEKLLKTSGTE; the protein is encoded by the exons ATGCGGAGGCAGAGGAATATGATTGCGG CTGCGCTCCTGCTGTGTGCAGTCGGGGTGTATTGTTCTGATAGCAGAGCAGCGCAGAGTCAGGACTGTGTACCGACTGATGAG GTGGCATGTTTTCTACCAGTTAACTATATGGATGCAACTGGTCCTGTCAGGGTAGAGGTGCGTGTTGGTAAGAAACTCAATATCTCTCTGGAGGGCCTCTATGAATACTCTGACTGCCAATGGATCCGAGGAAAAGACGCAGTAACAGCAAT GAATTTCAGTGACTCCATCATCCTACCATCTCTGTCTGGGACAGATTCTGGGGAATACACGCTGAGCTGTGAGGTTGGCAATGGGACCAGATCCTCACTGTCTGTTGCTCTGCATGTAGCAATGA CACGTCCCACAAAACCACAGCTGATACTAACCAATACAGAGAACCCTAAACAATCCCCTTCATTTAAGTGCAAATCTACAGGCTCCCCAAAGCCCACCCTCCAATGGTCTGG AAAAGTTCATGGGACAAATCTTGGTGGAAACATTGAAACTGCAGAGAGCACAATAAAGACTCTTAACTATATTAATAGTGGAGTGATGTGTTGTGCTACTAACCCTGAAGGACAAGAATGCTCCCAACTGTATACATATG ACCCAGAGAGTAACACCATGGAAAAAGAGGTTTCTAGCGTGACCCTGAGCCCTGGTCAGTCTTTACTGCTTCTCTGCCGACAACCTCGTGAACCATTTAAGCACCGTCTGTTAATGTGGGAGAAAGGCAACACAAACATAGTTCCCAAGACATTAGGATGCCCTTCTAAAAACAAAGAGGAG atctGCATTAAAAAAGATACACATTCAGGCAGTCAGATGGCCTACCTGTTAATCGAATCAGTCAGTGTGAACCAAACTGGCATATATACCTGCAGGAATCAAGTCAACAAAACAAAGTCTGTTAATATTCATGTCCAAG CTGAAGATTTCCTCTCTGTTAAGCTGGATGACAGAAGAATCGTCAAGCAGGAGGAATCCACCCCCTGCTTGAAAGCCAATGTATCGTACCACCCGATGCTGCAGCGCTGTACCTGGGAGGATCCTGATAAAATTAAGACTAAATGCATCAGGAATGAATGGGTAACAATGCACAG GACTGTGAAGCTATGTAATCGTCTCAAATCCGGAGAATATAAGCTGCACTTAGAGGCTGgaggacaaaaagaaacaaagactgtatctgtgtgtgttatag ACAAACCAAAGTTCAATTTCAACAAGGTTCATAATGGCTTTACCGTTGAGACCTGGAGCCATGTGCCAGCAAATTATTCTTGGATGTCTTGTTCCACCAATGTCAG ctGTGAAACCGATTTTGCCTGGGAGGAGATCCCCGGCACCACTCAAACAGACTCAGAAGTCTCCTGTAACAAGACAATCAAGAGCTCAGTCAGCAGATATAAGGTGGATGGAAAGCAGTTCAAGTTTTGCGTTACTACCTCAGTTGGCTCTGAGTGCAAAGCATACCCACCATATGGTTGGCCTGAACCTCAGCAGTCCGTTG GTCGTTCTGATCCTGAGAACGGCAACTCGACGTTGCTGAGAATAGGCAGTTCGTTCCTGCTGCTGGCTTTGATTGTTGTCAGCGTGGTGCTCACGTACTTTGTCAAAAAGAAG AAACCCCAGTATCAGCCCCAGCTTCAGATGCTCCAGATGGTTGGGCCCAATGACAATGATTACATTTACATCAACTTCAAAGACTTTGAGTATGACTCAAAATGGGAGTTTCCCAGGGAGAACCTGGAATTAG GTAAAGAACTGGGCTCTGGGGCTTTTGGAATGGTGCTCCAGGCTACAGCTTATGGCATTAACAAGCCAGGAGTCTCACAGCAGGTGGCCGTCAAGATGCTTAAAG ATAAACACCAGACTGTGGAGAAAGAGGCTCTGATGTCAGAGCTCAAGATGCTGACTCACATTGGTCACCATGCCAACATTGTTAACCTGCTTGGGGCATGCACAGACACAG GACCCATATATCTGATTTTCCAGTACTGCCGTCATGGTGATCTGCTGAACTACCTGAAGAACAACAGTAAGCGCTACCACAAGTCTGTGACTGACGCTTTCAACAAGGACCGTTTCAGGAGCCTTTACCACAACCTGCACCCAAGAAAAACCTCCAG TGAGAAACAAACAACTGTGGACAACTACGTGCCCATGTATGGTTCTACCACTAGGGGGCAGGAGGACATCACCCTCCTCACCATCAACTCCTGTGACATGGACAGCTTTGAAG ACCCGGAGATGTTTGAAAACCTAGACGATCAGACAGAAGATCTGGAGGCCCTGACCTTTGATGACTTGCTGAGCTTTGCCTACCAAGTGGCAAAAGGCATGGATTTCCTCTGCGGGAAAAAT TGTATCCATCGGGACCTTGCAGCTCGAAACGTGTTAGTGACAAAGGGCAGGATGGTGAAAATTGGTGACTTTGGACTGGCCCGGGACATTGACAACGACTCCAACTATGTTGTGAGAGGAAAT GTGCGTTTGCCAGTGAAATGGATGGCACCGGAGAGCATCTTTCAGGGGATGTACACCATGAAGAGTGACGTGTGGGCTTATGGCATCCTGCTCTGGGAAATCTTCTCACTAG GTGTCACTCCTTACCCAGACATGAAGGTGGATCACGTGTTCTACTCAATGATCGAGAAAGGATTTAAGATGGAGTGTCCATATTATGCCAACCAGTCTGT GTATGAGATTATGTGTAAGTGTTGGGCCCTGGATGCCTGCCAACGCCCTTCCTTCTCCAAAATGGTGTCGTTTATGTCTAGCCTgttgacagacagagaggaaaag CTCTACCATAACATGCTCAACGACTACTCCTGCGACTACCAGAACGCACCGGTCATTTTGGACATTTCCGCCTTGACAAAACAGAACGAGAACAAGACGCAGTCAGTCAATGACTACTGTAAGGCTCACACGACTGAAGAAAGCAAAGCAGAAATGTGCGACTCAGACACTGTGGAAGCTGAAGAAAAACTTCTGAAGACATCTGGTACGGAGTGA
- the urad gene encoding 2-oxo-4-hydroxy-4-carboxy-5-ureidoimidazoline decarboxylase, whose translation MNMEIATVNSLPYEDFVNIFGNVVEKCPIITAAVWSRRPFVNMGALEAAISEFIDALPESGKEGILRCHPDLAGRDLHSGTLTRESQEEQARAGMDGLDSTEASHMARLNDEYKVRFGFPFVICARMNNKATILQQLSERLRNERALERALGIEEVKKICRLRLQGLVLIDAPNKL comes from the exons ATGAACATGGAAATCGCCACAGTAAACTCTCTTCCTTATGAGGACTTTGTGAATATTTTCGGCAATGTGGTGGAGAAATGCCCCATTATAACAGCCGCTGTGTGGTCGAGGCGTCCCTTTGTGAACATGGGTGCTTTAGAGGCTGCTATCAGTGAGTTCATCGATGCTCTGCCAGAATCAG GCAAAGAGGGGATCCTCAGGTGTCACCCGGACCTCGCGGGAAGGGACCTCCATAGTGGCACCTTGACACGGGAGTCGCAAGAGGAGCAGGCACGAGCCGGAATGGATGGGCTGGACTCCACGGAGGCTTCGCACATGGCTCGGCTCAACGACGAGTACAAGGTGCGCTTTGGATTCCCGTTTGTCATCTGCGCCAGGATGAACAACAAGGCGACCATCTTACAGCAGCTGTCCGAGCGGCTCAGGAACGAGCGCGCGCTGGAGAGGGCGCTTGGCAtagaggaggtgaagaagatATGCCGCCTGCGTCTCCAAGGTCTCGTGCTCATTGACGCCCCGAATAAATTATGA
- the pan3 gene encoding PAN2-PAN3 deadenylation complex subunit PAN3 produces the protein MNSGLPASAAPLGGAGIPNVKVKFCRYYAKDKTCFYGDECQFLHEDPSMASMPLHGGGSPVPLAGGGGTPAGYSLSGPAAACPGGVGTGVNKKSETLGPAGTSLEGQLLTIPGMEAATLSDANLTNSYFSSSFIGVNGFGSPAETKYSMMQRMTTSSSSPSLLNDGAKNFSHSTHDPVNSPTSSLFSDFGALSISQRRKAPNPAASEFIPKGAPRMATMAQSTVQAFPSPIFPHPALSSSTAAALAPGMSLSAGSSPLHSPKITPHTSPAPRRRSHTPNPANYMVPTTTPDPGAHIIQKETVGGTTYFYTDNTPAPMAGMVFPTYHIYPPTAPHVAYMQPKANAPSFFMADELRQELINRHLITMAQIDHSENPDVPSEVDSYHSLFPLEPLPPPNRMQKTSNFSYITSCYKAVNSKDDLPYCLRRIHGFRLVNTKCMMLVDMWKKIQHSNSVTLREVFTTKAFGDHSLVFSYDFHAGAETMFSRHFNDPAADSYFTKRKWGQHEPPPPRQHAGLLPESLIWAYIVQLSSALRTIHTAGLACRVLDPSKILITCKTRLRVNCVGVFDVLTFDNSQTNHLALMPQYQQADLVSLGKVVLALACNSLAGIQRENLQKAMELVSINYSSDLKNLILYLLTDQSRLRSVNDIMPMIGARFYTQLDASQMRNDVIEEDLAKEVQNGRLFRLLAKLGTINERPEFQKDPTWSETGDRYLLKLFRDHLFHQVTEAGTPWIDLSHIVSCLNKLDAGVPEKISLVSRDEKSVLVVTYSDLKRCFDSTFQELQAAASGSL, from the exons ATGAACAGTGGACTCCCAGCTTCAGCTGCTCCGCTCGGGGGTGCCGGGATACCCAATGTCAAGGTGAAGTTTTGCCGATACTACGCGAAAGACAAAACCTGCTTTTATGGAGACGAGTGTCAGTTCCTGCACGAGGATCCGTCCATGGCGAGCATGCCGCTGCACGGCGGTGGCAGCCCTGTCCCGCTGGCCGGAGGTGGCGGGACTCCTGCGGGCTACTCACTCAGCGGCCCCGCGGCGGCCTGCCCGGGCGGGGTGGGCACCGGGGTGAACAAGAAGAGCGAAACCTTGGGGCCTGCAGGGACATCGCTGGAGGGGCAGCTTTTAACCA TTCCAGGGATGGAGGCCGCAACCCTGAGCGATGCCAATCTCACCAACTCTTacttcagcagcagctttattGGGGTCAACGGGTTTGGAAGCCCAGCAGAGACAAAGTACTCCATGATGCAG CGAATGACTACCAGCAGCAGCTCACCCAGTCTCCTCAACGATGGTGCCAAGAACTTCAGCCACAGCACTCATG ATCCAGTGAACTCCCCGACATCTTCACTGTTCAGTGATTTTGGTGCTCTCAGCATTTCCCAAAGGAGAAAG GCTCCTAATCCGGCAGCAAGTGAATTCATCCCTAAAGGAGCTCCACGAATGGCCACCATGGCTCAGTCCACTGTCCAGGCCTTCCCCTCACCAATCTTTCCACATCCGGCCCTCAGCAGCTCCACAGCTGCAGCGCTGGCTCCAG GCATGTCTTTGTCTGCTGGatcttctcctctccactccccAAAAATTACACCCCACACCTCACCTGCTCCTCGTCGACGCAGCCACACCCCAAACCCTGCCAATTACATGGTGCCCACCACCACACCTGACCCGGGCGCTCACATTATCCAGAAAGAAACTGTAGGAGGGACCACCTACTTCTACACAGACAACACCCCGGCACCAATGGCTGGGATG GTGTTTCCTACCTACCATATCTATCCCCCAACTGCCCCACATGTGGCTTACATGCAGCCGAAAGCCAACGCCCCGTCCTTCTTCATGGCTGATGAACTCCGACAG GAGTTGATAAACAGACATCTGATAACCATGGCCCAGATTGACCACTCAGAGAACCCAG ATGTACCATCTGAGGTGGACAGCTACCACAGCCTGTTCCCCCTCGAGCCCCTCCCCCCACCAAACCGCATGCAGAAGACCAGCAACTTCAGTTACATCACCTCCTGCTACAAGGCGGTCAACAGCAAGGATGATCTGCCTTACTGCCTGAGGAGGATACACG GTTTCCGCCTTGTTAACACCAAGTGCATGATGCTGGTGGACATGTGGAAGAAGATTCAGCATTCAAACTCTGTAACGCTGAGGGAGGTCTTCACCACAAAGGCCTTTGGAGACCACT CATTGGTGTTCTCCTATGACTTCCATGCGGGTGCAGAAACCATGTTCAGCAGGCACTTTAATGACCCAGCAGCAGATTCATACTTTACCAAGAGGAAGTGGG GACAACATGAACCTCCCCCACCACGGCAACATGCAGGTCTGCTCCCAGAGTCTCTGATCTGGGCCTACATTGTCCAGCTCAGCTCTGCCCTGCGCACCATCCACACGGCCGGCCTGGCCTGCCGTGTCTTGGACCCCAGCAAGATTCTCATTACTTGCAAGACCAG GTTACGGGTGAACTGTGTTGGCGTGTTCGATGTCTTAACATTTGACAACAGTCAGACCAATCATCTTGCCCTAATGCCACAGTACCAG CAAGCAGATCTAGTGTCGCTGGGCAAGGTGGTGCTAGCGTTGGCATGTAACTCCCTGGCTGGCATTCAAAGGGAGAACCTGCAGAAGGCCATGGAACTGGTGTCTATCAACTACTCTTCAGACCTCAAGAACCTCATTCT GTATCTGCTGACTGATCAGTCTCGCCTGCGCAGCGTCAATGACATTATGCCAATGATCGGAGCCCGATTTTACACACAACTGGATGCATCGCAGATGAGGAATGATGTCATTGAGGAGGATCTGGCCAAG GAGGTGCAAAATGGCCGTCTCTTCCGCCTGTTGGCCAAACTGGGCACCATCAATGAGAGGCCAGA GTTTCAGAAGGACCCCACGTGGTCGGAAACAGGCGACCGCTACCTGTTGAAGCTTTTCCGGGATCACCTGTTTCACCAGGTGACAGAAGCTGGGACGCCCTGGATCGACCTCAGCCACATCGTCTCCTGCCTCAACAAA ctggatgCGGGCGTTCCTGAGAAGATAAGCCTGGTGTCTCGGGATGAGAAGAGCGTCCTGGTTGTGACCTACTCGGACCTGAAGCGCTGCTTCGACAGTACCTTCCAAGAGCTGCAGGCTGCTGCCTCCGGCTCTCTGTAG